The Brevinematia bacterium genome includes a region encoding these proteins:
- the cheB gene encoding chemotaxis-specific protein-glutamate methyltransferase CheB, which translates to MDKIDVLVVDDSALMRKMISEILASHPFINPKDTAINGKVALSKIQKNNYDVILLDIEMPEMDGIQFLEEYSKTGKDIPVIILSSFAKRGAEITIKALSLGAKDFITKPSGPISLDIAKVKNEIFEKVLVWGLKKSPKSEVLVEIDQSLRIVESTPVVFENPPISEVISKKAIKPKFIAIGISTGGPPAIRKLLSEIDKDFPLGIVIAQHMPEFFTLEFAKSLANSYPHLTIVEAKDFELISPGKVIIAKGGKHLVVHSSENKYFARVVEDSRFLFRPSVDLLFESIAENVGRDVIGIVMTGMGSDGAKGLKKLHEIGAITIAQGEKSSTIFGMPKSAIKAGAVDFVWEIEDMVKNIKHILSLLL; encoded by the coding sequence ATGGACAAGATAGATGTGCTTGTAGTTGACGATTCAGCGTTAATGAGGAAAATGATAAGTGAAATACTAGCTTCACATCCTTTCATAAATCCGAAAGACACCGCCATAAATGGTAAAGTTGCTCTAAGCAAAATCCAAAAAAACAATTACGATGTAATTCTTTTAGACATAGAGATGCCAGAAATGGACGGAATACAGTTCCTTGAAGAATACTCAAAAACAGGTAAGGATATACCAGTAATAATCCTTTCTTCTTTTGCAAAAAGAGGAGCAGAAATAACAATAAAAGCTTTATCCCTCGGAGCTAAAGACTTCATTACTAAACCTTCAGGCCCTATATCCCTAGACATAGCTAAAGTCAAAAATGAAATTTTTGAGAAAGTTTTGGTGTGGGGACTAAAAAAATCACCAAAATCCGAAGTTTTAGTAGAGATAGACCAAAGTCTAAGAATAGTTGAATCCACGCCCGTAGTTTTTGAGAATCCACCAATTTCGGAAGTAATAAGCAAGAAAGCAATAAAGCCCAAGTTTATAGCAATTGGCATATCAACAGGAGGACCACCTGCTATAAGGAAACTTCTCTCAGAAATAGATAAAGACTTTCCCCTGGGAATAGTAATAGCCCAACACATGCCAGAGTTTTTCACACTAGAGTTTGCTAAATCACTTGCAAACTCTTACCCACACTTAACTATAGTTGAAGCAAAAGACTTTGAACTAATATCACCTGGGAAAGTGATAATAGCAAAGGGAGGGAAACATCTCGTAGTGCATTCAAGTGAAAATAAGTACTTCGCTAGAGTGGTAGAAGATAGTAGATTCCTATTTAGACCTTCTGTAGATCTCCTCTTTGAGAGTATAGCAGAAAACGTCGGCAGAGATGTCATAGGTATAGTAATGACAGGTATGGGCTCAGATGGTGCTAAAGGTCTGAAGAAACTTCACGAAATTGGAGCAATAACAATTGCACAAGGAGAGAAGTCTTCAACAATATTCGGAATGCCAAAAAGCGCTATAAAGGCAGGAGCTGTAGATTTTGTATGGGAAATTGAAGATATGGTAAAAAACATAAAACACATTCTTTCACTACTATTGTAA
- the tsaD gene encoding tRNA (adenosine(37)-N6)-threonylcarbamoyltransferase complex transferase subunit TsaD codes for MVVLGIETSCDETSVAIVENGRNILSEVVISQVEFHKEFLGVLPELASRKHLEFINLALEKALNDANLSLTEIDRVAVTFGPGLTSSLLIGVNVAKTISFFYEKPLIKVNHVEAHLFSSFIEHEVEFPFIGLVVSGGHTNLFLVRSFYDIELIGYTVDDAVGEAFDKVSKMLGLGYPGGPIIDKLSKEGDENAFKFPLGASEKPYDRYNFSYSGLKTSVLYTLRKISKCDEKTIKDICASFQKSAIDVLYLKVKKLSEDVDIRNVVIAGGVSANSYLRKKFLEDKSLNCFIPSAKYSTDNAVMVASLGYFKPVEASLEEDVFPRIPGIAKGKRNV; via the coding sequence ATGGTAGTGTTGGGAATAGAGACTTCTTGTGACGAAACTTCCGTTGCTATCGTTGAGAACGGCAGAAATATCTTATCCGAAGTTGTTATTTCACAAGTTGAGTTTCACAAGGAGTTTCTGGGAGTTTTACCAGAGCTTGCCTCAAGAAAGCACCTTGAGTTTATAAACTTGGCTTTGGAGAAAGCTTTAAACGATGCTAACTTATCCCTAACCGAAATTGATAGGGTAGCAGTCACATTCGGTCCAGGGTTGACTTCATCATTGCTTATAGGGGTTAATGTAGCAAAGACTATCTCATTCTTTTATGAAAAACCTCTGATAAAGGTAAATCATGTTGAAGCACACCTTTTCTCATCTTTTATTGAACACGAAGTTGAATTTCCATTTATAGGGCTAGTAGTCTCTGGAGGGCACACCAATTTGTTCTTGGTCAGAAGCTTCTACGACATAGAACTCATAGGATATACTGTTGATGATGCTGTTGGAGAAGCCTTTGACAAAGTATCAAAAATGTTGGGACTAGGATATCCCGGAGGACCGATAATAGATAAGCTATCAAAAGAAGGAGACGAAAACGCCTTCAAGTTTCCATTAGGAGCCAGTGAAAAACCTTATGATAGATATAACTTTAGCTACAGTGGACTAAAAACAAGTGTCCTATACACTCTTAGGAAAATCAGCAAATGCGACGAAAAAACTATAAAAGATATATGTGCATCTTTTCAGAAATCCGCCATTGATGTTCTCTACCTTAAAGTAAAAAAGCTCTCAGAGGACGTAGATATAAGAAACGTAGTTATAGCTGGAGGAGTATCTGCCAACTCTTACCTCAGAAAAAAGTTTCTAGAAGACAAGTCACTAAATTGCTTCATACCTTCAGCAAAATACTCAACAGACAATGCAGTAATGGTAGCATCTCTTGGATATTTCAAGCCTGTTGAAGCGTCACTGGAGGAGGATGTGTTTCCAAGAATACCAGGTATAGCCAAAGGGAAAAGAAATGTCTAG
- a CDS encoding CBS domain-containing protein — protein sequence MPKRKNYLSLQKRIQSYLSKINAGEMVLPRPHIVICYYNSTPEEILAKFRKYKYSRLPVVDKNTEKIVGYIFFKDFYDKYIESGGKFKISEIIREIVFVPENMNGLDIFNIMKEKLTNIAVVVDEYGNHIGIITLEDILEKILGEILDESDNKEDEELEIEKISEEEYIVSAWAPVEQVASEIGMSIDGDTYENMDVRTISGFLMYITGSIPKYGSLYEYKNFVFKVIEVENNRPSKILIKRK from the coding sequence ATGCCTAAGCGCAAAAATTACTTGTCTTTACAAAAAAGAATACAATCCTATCTCTCAAAGATAAACGCTGGAGAGATGGTATTACCCAGACCACATATTGTAATCTGTTACTACAATTCCACACCTGAGGAAATACTAGCTAAATTCAGAAAATACAAATATTCCAGACTACCGGTAGTTGACAAAAATACAGAAAAGATCGTTGGGTATATATTCTTCAAAGATTTCTATGATAAGTATATTGAGAGTGGTGGCAAATTCAAGATAAGCGAGATAATACGGGAGATAGTATTTGTTCCTGAAAACATGAATGGGCTAGACATTTTCAACATTATGAAGGAGAAACTAACTAACATCGCTGTGGTGGTAGATGAGTATGGTAACCACATAGGTATCATAACGCTTGAAGATATTCTTGAGAAAATACTAGGGGAGATACTTGATGAGAGCGATAATAAGGAAGACGAAGAACTTGAAATAGAGAAAATCTCGGAAGAGGAGTATATCGTAAGTGCTTGGGCACCAGTAGAACAGGTAGCTTCTGAGATCGGCATGAGTATAGACGGAGATACCTACGAAAATATGGATGTGAGGACCATTTCTGGTTTTCTTATGTATATAACGGGTAGCATTCCCAAATACGGAAGCCTCTACGAATACAAAAATTTTGTTTTCAAAGTGATAGAAGTAGAAAACAATAGACCATCAAAAATCCTCATAAAGAGGAAGTGA